The following proteins are co-located in the Sporolactobacillus pectinivorans genome:
- a CDS encoding CidA/LrgA family protein, whose amino-acid sequence MIKILLTIVQVAILYLFSTLGNIIVNWLRLPVSGSIVGLFIVLALLHFNLLKLSAVECGASFLMSEMLLFFIPSAIAIIQYKDQILRHGSQFLIVIILSTVTVMIVTGVVAQFYIHKLSRKKGEI is encoded by the coding sequence TTGATAAAAATATTGCTGACAATCGTTCAGGTTGCCATTCTTTATTTATTTTCTACGCTGGGCAATATAATTGTAAACTGGCTCCGTCTTCCCGTCTCAGGAAGTATCGTCGGCCTCTTTATCGTCCTTGCCCTGCTGCATTTCAATCTATTGAAACTATCGGCTGTCGAATGCGGTGCAAGTTTTTTAATGTCTGAAATGCTGCTCTTCTTTATTCCTTCTGCTATCGCAATAATTCAATATAAAGATCAGATACTTAGGCATGGTTCACAATTCCTGATCGTTATTATTTTAAGCACCGTCACTGTTATGATTGTGACCGGTGTCGTTGCTCAGTTTTATATCCATAAACTCAGCAGAAAAAAAGGAGAGATCTAA
- a CDS encoding LrgB family protein, with the protein MFLTAGCILLTVAVYCLSKKLYRKLRFAFLSPLLVAPCILSSLLLGFHIDYTDYDNGGRWLSNLFQPAVVGFAVPLYKFRKVMRKYLKVIFVSMATGVTVALVSSGIFSHLVHLNNSYLLSLLPRSITTPIAMAVSFDIGGMPTMTAIFVIVTGITGLILGPMVIKYLHIKEKLARGLLLGMGAHGAGTSKALEFGSEEGAAASLAMVIAAIFTLVFAPLLTPLIL; encoded by the coding sequence ATGTTTCTTACTGCCGGCTGTATTTTACTGACCGTAGCTGTTTACTGTTTGTCGAAGAAATTATACCGGAAACTCCGGTTTGCATTTCTCTCGCCACTTTTAGTGGCTCCCTGTATCCTGTCATCGCTTCTTCTCGGGTTCCACATTGACTACACGGATTATGACAACGGCGGCCGCTGGTTAAGCAACCTGTTTCAGCCCGCAGTCGTCGGTTTTGCAGTCCCACTGTACAAATTTAGAAAAGTGATGAGAAAGTACTTAAAAGTCATTTTTGTAAGCATGGCAACCGGTGTGACAGTCGCCCTAGTCAGTTCAGGTATCTTCAGCCATCTCGTCCACCTGAACAACAGTTACCTTTTAAGCCTGTTGCCAAGGTCCATTACAACCCCGATTGCCATGGCCGTTTCCTTTGATATCGGCGGAATGCCGACAATGACGGCTATCTTTGTCATTGTCACGGGTATTACCGGATTGATTCTTGGTCCCATGGTGATCAAATATCTTCACATAAAGGAAAAGTTGGCTCGGGGCCTGCTGCTTGGTATGGGGGCACACGGAGCGGGAACATCCAAAGCTCTGGAATTTGGGAGCGAAGAAGGAGCTGCGGCAAGCTTGGCAATGGTTATTGCAGCAATATTCACACTTGTTTTTGCACCCCTGCTGACTCCACTCATTCTTTAA
- a CDS encoding phosphocarrier protein HPr has product MEKTYVVTDETGIHARPATVLVSEASKFESNINIEYNGKKANLKSIMGVMALGIMQGAEFKIIADGSDADEASAAIDKVINAQGIGKEK; this is encoded by the coding sequence ATGGAAAAAACTTATGTCGTCACTGATGAAACTGGTATTCATGCCCGTCCGGCTACGGTACTGGTAAGCGAAGCCAGCAAATTCGAATCAAATATCAATATTGAATACAACGGCAAAAAAGCAAATCTGAAGAGCATCATGGGCGTCATGGCTCTCGGGATCATGCAGGGTGCCGAATTCAAAATTATTGCTGATGGATCTGATGCTGATGAAGCTTCAGCGGCTATTGATAAGGTTATCAATGCACAGGGAATCGGCAAAGAAAAGTAA
- a CDS encoding GRP family sugar transporter, whose protein sequence is MGHTPACEHENGLDTHHQGFGMTIGAISIGSLLLCHRILAVKWIIVGFISGLFWQSKVPSIQRNENDWHLETMSISTGMQLTGVHRCSAGFGTLILIVAGVLFTSREEKMRGESRSSGKMVKGIGLVVGLHTDRHRRNTFGTRKTPIADFFGSVLIFFTFSMTCGKRNDKIKIRFCGMLSQKGVNGYSVGLFL, encoded by the coding sequence GTGGGGCACACTCCCGCTTGTGAGCACGAAAATGGGCTGGACACTCATCACCAGGGCTTTGGCATGACGATCGGAGCAATTTCAATTGGCTCTCTTTTATTGTGTCATCGAATTTTAGCAGTAAAGTGGATCATCGTAGGTTTTATCTCAGGCCTTTTCTGGCAGTCAAAAGTTCCATCAATTCAGCGCAATGAAAACGATTGGCATCTCGAAACAATGTCAATATCAACAGGTATGCAGCTCACCGGTGTGCATCGCTGTTCGGCTGGTTTTGGTACACTTATTCTGATTGTGGCCGGCGTACTTTTTACTTCGCGGGAAGAGAAGATGCGCGGCGAAAGCCGCAGCTCTGGCAAGATGGTGAAAGGAATTGGCCTGGTTGTTGGTCTGCACACTGATCGCCATCGACGGAATACTTTTGGAACTCGCAAAACGCCGATTGCAGATTTTTTTGGTAGCGTTCTTATTTTTTTTACTTTTTCCATGACATGCGGGAAAAGGAATGATAAAATAAAAATAAGGTTTTGCGGAATGTTGTCACAAAAAGGTGTAAACGGTTATTCTGTTGGCCTTTTTTTGTGA
- the spo0A gene encoding sporulation transcription factor Spo0A: MQRIKVGLTDDNQELIFLISEYLKTQDDIEVVATAKNGQECLDMLKKVKPDVLLLDIIMPHLDGLGVLRQIRKSDQLAKPKIIMLTAFGQEDVTKKAVELGASYFILKPFDMENLANQIRQVMGERETDAVISNRAGVIPSQQDSNHDLNASITEIIHEIGVPAHIKGYMYLREAISMVYHNIELLGSITKVLYPDIAKKFKTTPSRVERAIRHAIEVAWSRGNVESISSLFGYTVSMSKAKPTNSEFIAMVADKLRIENRAEETMIH, from the coding sequence TTGCAAAGAATAAAAGTGGGTTTAACGGATGACAACCAAGAATTGATTTTTTTGATCTCAGAGTATCTAAAGACACAGGATGACATTGAAGTCGTGGCAACAGCAAAGAATGGGCAAGAATGCCTGGACATGTTAAAGAAAGTAAAACCTGACGTGTTATTGCTGGATATTATTATGCCACATCTCGATGGACTGGGTGTACTAAGGCAAATACGAAAAAGTGATCAGCTGGCGAAGCCTAAAATTATTATGCTTACTGCCTTTGGACAGGAAGATGTAACGAAGAAGGCGGTTGAATTGGGTGCTTCATACTTTATTCTCAAGCCTTTTGACATGGAAAATCTGGCCAATCAAATTCGCCAAGTGATGGGCGAACGCGAAACGGATGCCGTAATATCAAACAGAGCCGGAGTTATACCGTCGCAGCAGGACAGCAACCATGATCTCAACGCGAGCATTACGGAAATTATTCATGAGATTGGTGTCCCGGCGCATATTAAGGGATACATGTATTTGCGGGAAGCCATTTCGATGGTTTATCACAATATAGAATTACTCGGATCAATCACTAAAGTGCTTTATCCGGATATAGCAAAAAAATTTAAAACGACACCGAGCCGCGTTGAGCGGGCAATTCGCCACGCGATCGAAGTAGCATGGAGTCGAGGCAACGTCGAATCGATCTCCTCACTTTTCGGCTACACGGTATCCATGTCTAAAGCGAAACCTACGAATTCGGAATTCATCGCCATGGTCGCCGACAAACTTCGTATTGAAAACCGCGCGGAAGAAACGATGATACATTGA